The Algoriphagus halophilus genome window below encodes:
- a CDS encoding DoxX family protein yields the protein MIDTILKNAGKLLVRLSAGAMMLTHGIPKISRLFGEGPVRFHDPFGLGPEISLALAIIAEVICTALIMVGFKTRLATIPLILTMLTAAFYAHADDPFGTKEKPLLFIVVFIAIAIMGPGKYSVDGLKKKKRSLF from the coding sequence ATGATAGATACTATATTAAAAAATGCTGGAAAATTATTGGTTCGCTTGAGCGCTGGAGCCATGATGCTTACTCATGGTATTCCTAAAATCAGCAGATTATTCGGAGAAGGTCCTGTAAGATTTCATGACCCGTTCGGACTAGGACCGGAAATATCCTTGGCATTAGCAATCATAGCAGAAGTAATTTGTACTGCTTTGATCATGGTTGGATTTAAAACAAGGCTTGCTACTATTCCCTTGATTCTAACAATGCTCACTGCTGCATTCTATGCGCATGCTGATGATCCTTTTGGTACCAAAGAAAAACCGCTATTATTTATTGTCGTGTTTATAGCCATCGCTATTATGGGACCCGGAAAATATTCTGTTGATGGGTTAAAAAAGAAAAAACGAAGCCTTTTCTAA
- a CDS encoding TolB family protein has product MKRITLLFFLLSNVLLAQVPEGKQVISSLYIYDLQSGESTLILKEERHFEAPNWSPDGRFLLINSAGKLEKIGLDGKNLGTLITGEIQKANNDHGYAFDGKTLFISSGKPDVRGGSYIYKVEAEGGIPELITELSPSYWHGVSPDGKDVVYCAQRNNNFDVYKISTNGGEEIRLTSESGLDDGPEYSPDGKFIYFNSYRSGMMQIWRMKPDGSDPEQMTFDNHSNWFAHISPNNKVATIITYIEDQKESHPFGRQVKLRLLDLETKAVTDLTEEFYGGQGTINVPSWNPEGTKFAYVRYALKDI; this is encoded by the coding sequence ATGAAACGTATCACCCTACTCTTTTTCCTTTTAAGCAATGTCTTATTAGCGCAGGTTCCGGAAGGAAAGCAAGTGATCAGCTCTTTATACATTTATGATCTTCAATCAGGAGAATCCACTTTAATTTTAAAAGAGGAAAGACACTTTGAAGCCCCAAATTGGTCTCCTGATGGAAGATTTCTCTTAATAAACAGTGCGGGAAAATTGGAGAAAATCGGATTGGATGGAAAAAATCTAGGTACTTTAATTACCGGAGAAATCCAAAAAGCCAATAACGATCATGGATATGCTTTTGATGGAAAAACCCTATTTATTTCCAGCGGAAAACCTGATGTACGGGGAGGTTCATATATCTACAAAGTAGAAGCTGAAGGCGGAATACCTGAATTGATCACTGAACTGAGTCCATCCTATTGGCATGGAGTTTCTCCTGATGGAAAAGATGTCGTTTACTGCGCCCAGAGAAACAATAACTTTGATGTGTATAAAATTAGCACCAATGGAGGTGAAGAAATACGATTGACGTCGGAATCAGGTCTGGATGATGGCCCTGAATATTCTCCCGATGGTAAGTTTATTTATTTTAATTCCTATAGGTCTGGAATGATGCAAATTTGGAGGATGAAACCTGATGGTTCCGACCCCGAACAAATGACGTTTGACAATCATTCCAACTGGTTTGCCCATATATCCCCGAACAACAAGGTAGCAACGATCATTACCTACATCGAAGATCAAAAAGAAAGTCATCCTTTTGGCAGGCAGGTAAAGCTGAGGTTACTTGATTTGGAAACCAAAGCAGTGACGGATTTAACTGAGGAATTTTATGGAGGCCAGGGAACCATCAACGTGCCTTCTTGGAATCCTGAAGGAACCAAGTTTGCTTATGTACGATATGCGTTGAAGGATATTTAA
- the argC gene encoding N-acetyl-gamma-glutamyl-phosphate reductase, with protein sequence MNPEKLKVAIVGASGFTGSELARLLISHPEVTISMITSESHVGKPFSDLHPQFYSRLDIPLESADQVEKVDVDVIFLALPHGVSMDFVARWKDKGAKIIDLSGDFRLSSKEVYEEWYGKKHTYPDGFKTSVYGLPELFSKQIGDADLVANPGCYPTASILSLAPLYALGIIEADSVVIDAKSGLTGAGIKANATTHFSNVNENFKAYGIAGHRHTIEIEEQLGGLAGSATTVQFTPHLLPVDRGILATSYAKVKGEMNQEKLTKIYHEFYQDKPFVRLRNQAPGIKDVRGSHFCDVFPVWDTRTSRVIVLSAIDNLLKGAASQAVHNMNLMFDLPEDTGLNQLPLKP encoded by the coding sequence ATGAATCCTGAAAAATTAAAAGTTGCTATCGTTGGAGCTTCTGGATTTACGGGTTCAGAATTGGCTCGATTGCTAATTAGCCATCCAGAAGTAACCATATCAATGATTACTTCTGAATCTCATGTAGGAAAACCATTTTCTGATTTACATCCTCAATTTTATTCCAGGTTGGATATTCCTTTGGAGAGTGCAGATCAGGTGGAAAAAGTGGACGTGGATGTCATTTTTCTTGCCTTACCTCACGGAGTTTCTATGGACTTTGTAGCCAGATGGAAGGATAAAGGAGCAAAAATCATTGACTTGTCAGGTGACTTTAGGCTCTCTTCCAAAGAGGTTTATGAAGAATGGTATGGTAAGAAACATACCTATCCTGATGGATTTAAGACCAGTGTGTATGGTCTACCGGAATTATTTTCCAAGCAAATTGGTGATGCTGATTTAGTTGCGAATCCAGGTTGTTACCCAACCGCGTCCATTTTGAGTTTGGCACCTCTTTATGCACTTGGGATAATAGAGGCTGATTCGGTTGTCATTGATGCAAAATCAGGTTTAACTGGCGCAGGGATCAAAGCGAATGCCACCACGCATTTTTCCAATGTGAATGAAAACTTTAAAGCCTACGGTATTGCGGGGCATAGACATACCATTGAGATCGAAGAACAATTGGGTGGTTTAGCGGGTTCTGCTACCACGGTACAGTTTACACCTCATTTATTACCTGTAGATAGAGGGATTTTGGCCACTTCTTATGCCAAAGTCAAAGGAGAAATGAACCAAGAAAAGCTGACAAAAATTTATCATGAATTTTATCAGGATAAACCGTTTGTCAGACTTAGGAATCAGGCTCCGGGAATCAAAGATGTCAGAGGAAGTCATTTTTGTGATGTTTTCCCTGTTTGGGATACAAGGACATCCCGTGTGATTGTCCTTTCGGCTATTGATAATTTACTTAAAGGAGCGGCTAGTCAAGCTGTTCATAATATGAATCTAATGTTTGATTTACCAGAGGATACAGGACTAAATCAACTACCACTTAAACCTTAA
- the argB gene encoding acetylglutamate kinase has protein sequence MSKQRILIKYGGNAMVNSDLQEEIAMQIFKLQQAGFEVIMVHGGGPFINKALEKAAITTQFVDGLRVTEKNAFAEIQKALIGEVNADLISTLNKNNLKAIGLSGKDAGMVQAKKLQHTSANGELVDLGLVGEITEIDKGLLETLCDAGYVPVVACIADGPDGQSYNINADTFAGKLAAAVKADQFIVLTDVDGLFLNYPDPDSIIQELNESQVNEYMGKAIQGGMIPKIQSCVLALKEGVKKSIILNGTKPQQIADYAIKGKQIGTTLTLK, from the coding sequence ATGTCTAAGCAAAGAATTCTCATCAAGTATGGTGGGAATGCGATGGTCAATTCAGACTTGCAAGAAGAGATTGCGATGCAAATTTTTAAACTTCAGCAAGCTGGTTTTGAAGTCATCATGGTTCATGGAGGTGGTCCATTTATCAATAAAGCGCTAGAGAAAGCAGCAATTACCACCCAGTTTGTGGATGGTTTGAGAGTAACGGAGAAAAATGCTTTTGCGGAAATCCAAAAAGCATTGATTGGCGAAGTCAATGCCGACCTTATATCCACACTCAATAAAAATAACTTAAAAGCTATTGGCCTATCTGGAAAAGATGCTGGAATGGTTCAGGCCAAGAAACTGCAACATACATCCGCCAATGGGGAATTGGTGGATTTAGGCTTAGTAGGTGAGATAACAGAGATTGATAAGGGATTACTGGAGACTTTATGTGATGCAGGTTATGTGCCAGTAGTAGCATGTATCGCTGATGGCCCGGATGGTCAAAGTTATAATATCAATGCGGATACTTTTGCAGGAAAATTGGCTGCAGCAGTGAAAGCAGATCAATTTATCGTACTGACGGATGTAGATGGGTTATTTTTAAACTATCCAGACCCTGACTCAATCATTCAGGAACTTAATGAATCTCAGGTAAATGAATACATGGGGAAAGCTATTCAAGGAGGTATGATCCCGAAGATTCAGTCCTGTGTTTTGGCATTGAAAGAAGGAGTGAAGAAGTCCATTATTCTGAATGGAACGAAACCTCAACAAATTGCAGATTATGCGATTAAAGGAAAACAAATTGGAACTACACTGACACTCAAATAA
- a CDS encoding alpha/beta hydrolase, which produces MNSFRSIELSDEMFEQSGLRFLTVKTPNLKGRGDICLYVPKGIENLTDLPIYILLHGVYGSAWVWAMKGGAHVTAKRLMESGEIRPAIIAMPSDGLWGDGSGYLTHQELDFAEWIVSDVPKAIRENISNASEKSPICIGGLSMGGYGALKLGTQYPEIFSAISAHSAITRFSEMSLFVEESLESYKLRNTENDVIDLVKRKVDSLPAIRFDCGLNDELIEGNRLLHSQFKKLGVNHEYVEFSGGHEWEYWRKHLKKSLYFFDIHCRN; this is translated from the coding sequence ATGAACAGTTTTAGATCCATAGAATTGTCAGACGAAATGTTTGAACAATCAGGCCTTCGTTTTTTGACGGTCAAAACGCCAAATCTTAAAGGAAGAGGGGATATTTGCCTCTATGTGCCAAAAGGGATAGAGAATCTAACCGACCTTCCTATCTACATTTTGCTACATGGAGTTTATGGATCTGCTTGGGTATGGGCGATGAAAGGCGGGGCACATGTGACAGCAAAGCGACTTATGGAAAGTGGTGAAATACGACCAGCTATTATTGCGATGCCTTCGGATGGACTTTGGGGAGATGGTTCGGGATATTTAACTCACCAAGAGCTGGATTTTGCGGAGTGGATTGTATCGGATGTACCAAAAGCAATCAGAGAGAATATTTCAAACGCCAGTGAAAAATCCCCAATCTGCATAGGGGGGCTTTCTATGGGAGGGTATGGGGCTTTGAAATTGGGAACTCAATATCCTGAGATTTTTTCTGCTATTTCCGCGCACAGTGCTATCACTAGGTTTTCGGAGATGTCTTTATTTGTAGAAGAATCTCTCGAATCCTATAAGCTTCGAAATACTGAAAATGATGTAATAGATTTGGTAAAAAGGAAAGTAGACTCTTTACCAGCTATCCGCTTTGATTGTGGATTGAATGATGAGTTGATTGAAGGAAATCGTCTACTCCATAGTCAATTTAAGAAACTGGGAGTAAACCATGAGTATGTAGAATTTTCCGGTGGTCATGAATGGGAATATTGGCGGAAGCATTTGAAAAAAAGTCTTTATTTTTTTGATATCCACTGTAGAAATTAA
- a CDS encoding alcohol dehydrogenase catalytic domain-containing protein, translating to MSIISKSAVAKGDGTFSICNVSISEPDSDEVLVKMKAAGLCHTDYDSLSWGKPIIMGHEGAGIVEKVGAKITHVKPGDQVILNWATPCMHCFQCQEGNQHICENNSPVVAGGNGHTPGQASLGSTKWEGNAIERSFNLGTLSEYTLVKESAVVKVEEPSLNFSAASIISCGVMTGYGSVVNAAKLKAGSSVVVLGCGGVGLNVINACQISGASLIIAVDINPAKLEMAKEFGATKVILAEKDDVGLISASLKVKEMLGGRGADYAFECTAIPALGAAPLAMIRNAGTAVQVSGIEEEITIDMRLFEWDKIYINPLYGKCRPQIDFPIIMQLYKNGQLKLDQMISKEYKLDDLQLAFDDMLAGVNAKGVIVFP from the coding sequence ATGTCAATTATTTCAAAATCAGCTGTAGCAAAAGGAGATGGTACTTTTAGCATTTGTAATGTCAGTATTTCTGAACCGGATTCAGATGAGGTGCTGGTAAAAATGAAGGCTGCTGGGCTTTGCCATACAGATTATGACTCCTTAAGCTGGGGCAAACCCATAATAATGGGACATGAAGGTGCCGGAATAGTAGAGAAAGTTGGAGCTAAAATAACTCATGTAAAACCTGGTGATCAGGTGATTTTGAACTGGGCTACGCCATGCATGCATTGCTTTCAATGTCAGGAAGGCAATCAACATATTTGTGAAAACAATTCTCCTGTAGTCGCAGGAGGAAATGGACATACCCCCGGACAAGCGTCTTTGGGAAGTACCAAGTGGGAGGGAAATGCTATTGAGCGCTCATTTAATCTGGGTACTTTGAGCGAGTATACCCTAGTTAAGGAGTCAGCAGTGGTGAAGGTAGAAGAGCCAAGTTTGAATTTTTCTGCCGCCAGTATTATCAGCTGTGGTGTGATGACCGGTTATGGCTCAGTTGTGAATGCAGCCAAATTAAAAGCTGGAAGTTCCGTAGTAGTTTTGGGTTGCGGAGGAGTAGGTTTGAACGTGATCAATGCCTGTCAAATCTCAGGAGCCAGCCTAATCATAGCGGTGGATATCAATCCAGCCAAATTGGAAATGGCGAAGGAGTTTGGAGCTACAAAAGTGATTTTGGCTGAAAAAGATGATGTCGGGCTGATCAGTGCTTCTTTAAAAGTAAAAGAGATGCTAGGAGGAAGAGGGGCCGATTATGCTTTTGAATGCACTGCGATTCCTGCCTTGGGTGCTGCTCCCTTGGCTATGATCCGAAATGCTGGGACAGCAGTACAAGTGAGTGGGATCGAAGAAGAAATCACCATAGACATGCGACTTTTTGAATGGGATAAAATATATATCAATCCCCTCTATGGAAAATGCCGACCTCAGATTGATTTTCCTATTATTATGCAATTGTATAAAAATGGGCAGCTTAAACTAGACCAAATGATCAGCAAAGAGTATAAACTGGATGATTTACAACTTGCATTTGATGATATGCTCGCTGGAGTAAATGCCAAAGGAGTTATCGTATTTCCTTAA
- a CDS encoding aspartate aminotransferase family protein encodes MMNNQDLYTQDRENYLPTFNRFPIAFIKGKGSRLWDADGKEYVDLLAGIAVNNVGHCYPKVVSAIQKQAAELMHISNFFVSPQQVALSELLVKISGLDRVFLTNSGAESVEGAIKIARRYAHKHGKGGKVISMENSFHGRTLATIATGQKKYQEGFGPIPTGFAQVPFNDLEAIASAIDQDTAAVILEPVQGEGGVIPADKSYLEGLRKLCDEQGVLLIFDEIQCGIGRTGKWFAKDHYGVQPDIMTLAKGLGGGMPIGAVLCNEKVADAIQFGDHGTTFGGNPLAAASAIATIDTIAEEQLCKKAFETGAWLREKLEELIGKHEEMEFVRGLGLMIGVKLKSPGAPLVKRLLEEGIVANATAGDILRLVPALNIHQEELQIFLDKLDEILIETKTNA; translated from the coding sequence ATGATGAATAACCAAGATTTATATACTCAGGACAGGGAGAATTATTTACCAACCTTTAACCGGTTTCCTATTGCCTTTATCAAAGGAAAAGGAAGCCGACTTTGGGATGCAGATGGAAAAGAATACGTTGATTTATTGGCGGGAATTGCAGTTAATAATGTAGGTCATTGCTATCCCAAAGTAGTTTCTGCGATCCAAAAACAAGCTGCGGAATTGATGCATATTTCCAATTTCTTCGTGAGCCCACAGCAGGTAGCACTTAGTGAATTATTGGTTAAAATTTCTGGCTTAGATCGGGTTTTTCTAACCAATAGTGGTGCTGAATCGGTAGAGGGAGCCATTAAAATTGCGAGAAGATATGCCCATAAACATGGTAAAGGGGGGAAAGTGATTTCTATGGAAAACTCCTTCCATGGTAGGACTTTGGCTACCATTGCTACCGGTCAGAAGAAATATCAAGAAGGATTTGGACCTATTCCGACAGGTTTTGCACAGGTTCCATTTAACGATTTAGAAGCTATAGCTTCTGCGATCGATCAAGATACTGCTGCTGTGATCTTAGAGCCTGTACAAGGAGAAGGAGGGGTAATTCCGGCTGACAAGTCGTACCTTGAAGGACTTCGGAAGCTTTGTGACGAACAAGGAGTACTTTTAATTTTTGACGAAATCCAATGTGGAATAGGACGAACTGGAAAATGGTTTGCTAAAGACCATTATGGAGTGCAGCCTGATATTATGACCTTGGCAAAAGGACTGGGTGGAGGTATGCCTATCGGGGCTGTGCTTTGCAATGAAAAAGTTGCAGATGCGATCCAGTTTGGAGACCATGGGACCACTTTTGGTGGAAATCCTTTGGCAGCAGCTTCTGCTATTGCAACTATTGATACTATAGCTGAAGAGCAATTGTGTAAAAAAGCCTTTGAAACTGGGGCTTGGTTAAGGGAAAAACTCGAAGAACTAATTGGCAAGCATGAGGAAATGGAATTTGTACGAGGTCTCGGTTTGATGATTGGTGTGAAGTTAAAATCTCCTGGAGCACCTTTAGTCAAAAGATTGCTGGAAGAAGGAATTGTTGCAAATGCTACCGCAGGTGATATCCTAAGATTAGTCCCAGCTTTGAATATTCATCAGGAAGAGCTTCAGATTTTCTTGGACAAACTGGATGAAATATTAATTGAAACTAAAACAAACGCCTAA